From the genome of Maribacter algicola, one region includes:
- a CDS encoding carboxypeptidase-like regulatory domain-containing protein: MKIKFLILSGISLLLCSCDCWIQVNGQIISSEIGKPISGAKIEMVNKNLTSTSDKNGNFTIGEMTGFCYSPQVRITFDNHKPFEIELESDSGFQHNKLKKESESIDFDEPFYPDPDNLNSYISSTWIEKYSRNFEIKSDSLIIYMDEKNLTKEIELLKQKLKNKNSG, from the coding sequence ATGAAAATCAAGTTTTTAATACTAAGTGGAATTTCTCTTTTGCTATGTTCTTGCGATTGTTGGATTCAAGTAAATGGGCAAATTATTTCATCAGAGATCGGCAAACCTATAAGTGGAGCGAAAATTGAAATGGTCAACAAAAATCTAACTTCGACTTCTGACAAAAACGGTAATTTCACCATTGGAGAAATGACTGGATTTTGTTACTCTCCACAAGTTCGGATTACTTTTGACAATCATAAACCTTTCGAGATTGAATTGGAATCTGACTCAGGTTTTCAACACAATAAATTAAAAAAGGAATCGGAATCAATTGACTTTGATGAGCCTTTTTACCCTGACCCAGATAATCTGAATTCCTATATTTCATCAACTTGGATTGAAAAGTATAGTAGAAATTTTGAAATAAAATCGGACAGTTTAATCATCTATATGGATGAAAAAAATCTGACTAAAGAAATCGAGTTGCTAAAACAAAAACTCAAAAATAAAAACAGTGGCTAA
- a CDS encoding efflux RND transporter periplasmic adaptor subunit, which produces MKFKYVIYILLAVGLGSLIMYRIDANATIGKTSKPSPEATKTNVRGIVLTPRKFDDNISLSGTLEANEQIEIRSEVSGIVKGINFQEGSKVGQGQVLFRVDDVELQAQLSKAKTAEKLASENERRAKLLLEKQAISQEEYDIASADFKSANAETSLISAQLSKTVIRAPFSGTIGLRSISVGTYVTPTTPVAKLVNTSKLKITFSIPEKYASQIREGSNLTFKTSDSAKDYTATIYAIEPEVEIATRTLRMRAIADNLDGTLYPGAYANVVLPLQTVEDALLVPSEALIPVQNGKKIFVAENGKAKEVDVEIGARTGSEVRVLNGLHVGDTVLTYGVMALKNGAPVTVELEEQELNPAE; this is translated from the coding sequence ATGAAATTTAAATATGTTATCTATATACTTCTCGCTGTGGGTTTGGGAAGCCTTATTATGTATCGTATCGATGCCAATGCAACTATTGGAAAAACATCAAAACCTTCCCCGGAAGCTACTAAAACCAATGTGCGGGGAATCGTCCTGACGCCCAGAAAATTCGATGATAACATCTCGCTTTCCGGAACCTTGGAGGCCAATGAACAAATAGAGATTCGGAGCGAGGTTTCTGGCATTGTGAAGGGCATCAACTTTCAGGAAGGCAGTAAAGTGGGTCAGGGCCAAGTGTTGTTTCGGGTGGACGATGTGGAACTACAAGCGCAATTGTCCAAGGCCAAAACGGCTGAAAAGCTGGCTTCGGAAAATGAGCGAAGGGCCAAATTGTTGTTGGAAAAACAGGCCATCAGTCAGGAGGAATATGACATCGCCAGTGCGGATTTTAAATCGGCAAATGCAGAAACATCCCTTATTTCCGCCCAACTCTCCAAAACGGTTATTCGGGCCCCTTTTTCGGGAACGATAGGACTACGTTCCATTTCAGTAGGTACTTACGTAACACCTACCACGCCCGTTGCCAAATTGGTGAATACGAGCAAACTTAAAATTACCTTTTCCATTCCGGAAAAATATGCCTCCCAGATTCGGGAAGGCTCGAACCTTACCTTCAAGACTTCCGATTCCGCCAAGGACTATACCGCCACCATCTACGCTATAGAACCTGAAGTAGAGATTGCCACGAGGACGCTCAGAATGCGGGCCATTGCGGATAACTTGGACGGTACGTTGTACCCGGGGGCCTATGCCAATGTGGTCTTGCCCTTGCAAACGGTTGAGGATGCGCTGTTGGTCCCTTCCGAAGCCTTGATACCCGTACAGAACGGAAAGAAAATTTTTGTGGCTGAAAATGGAAAGGCCAAGGAAGTAGATGTGGAAATCGGTGCCCGTACGGGATCTGAAGTTCGCGTATTGAACGGATTGCATGTTGGGGATACCGTATTGACCTACGGGGTGATGGCCCTAAAGAACGGAGCACCCGTAACCGTTGAACTAGAAGAACAGGAATTAAACCCAGCGGAATAA
- a CDS encoding thioredoxin family protein: protein MNCKINLLAIVFLLGIATTFAQEWHKDFTEAQQIAKDGHKPIILVFQGSDWCAPCIKLDREVWSTEEFKSYARDHYVMLQADFPRKKQNALPKEQAEANAKLAEKYNKNGIFPFVVVLDEQGKVKGETSYKKMNPKEYMHLLDSFTE, encoded by the coding sequence ATGAATTGTAAGATAAACTTGTTGGCTATTGTTTTCCTTTTAGGAATAGCAACCACATTTGCCCAAGAATGGCATAAGGATTTTACTGAAGCACAGCAAATCGCAAAAGATGGGCACAAGCCGATTATCTTGGTTTTTCAAGGTTCAGATTGGTGCGCTCCGTGTATTAAATTGGATCGGGAAGTTTGGAGTACGGAAGAATTTAAATCCTATGCCAGGGATCATTATGTCATGTTACAGGCGGACTTTCCCAGAAAGAAGCAGAATGCCCTGCCGAAAGAACAAGCTGAGGCAAATGCCAAACTTGCCGAGAAATACAATAAAAACGGAATCTTCCCTTTTGTAGTCGTTTTGGACGAGCAGGGAAAGGTGAAGGGTGAGACCAGTTACAAAAAAATGAATCCCAAGGAATATATGCATCTTTTGGATTCCTTTACCGAATAA
- a CDS encoding DUF3570 domain-containing protein, whose amino-acid sequence MTFFRNYFALFLGLLGSIALAQDDQNDTQYKKRVLETTEVDFLSSYYSQDGDNAAVSGGIGTEQLTDATGTFVVSIPLNDDDILTIDAGVSAYTSASSSNIDPFDGGRRADPFVASSGASSGDVWVNLTGSYTHSSDDRNNIVSGMLSVSSEYDYFSLGFGGSYSRLFNEKNTEVSVKANVYLDSWNTIYPFELRAFGANGIGFFRPTEITGNVNYNPNFTEFDKTNRNSYSLGLGFSQILHRNLQGSLALDVVQQQGLLSTPFQRVYFSDVADSFIEDFQLADDVERLPDTRTKIALGGRLNWFVNELITVRTFYRYYFDDWGINSHTASVEVPVKISDKFTLYPSYRFYNQTAADYFGPYETHLSTQEFYTSDYDLSKYNANQLGFGASYTDIFAQLHIWEFGLKGIDLKFYKYDRDTTFRSYIITAGFKFVMD is encoded by the coding sequence ATGACATTTTTCAGAAACTATTTTGCCCTTTTCTTGGGATTACTTGGGAGTATCGCTCTTGCCCAGGACGACCAAAACGATACCCAATATAAAAAAAGAGTATTGGAAACTACGGAGGTTGACTTCCTTTCCAGCTACTACTCACAGGATGGCGACAATGCCGCCGTAAGTGGGGGTATTGGTACCGAACAACTTACAGATGCCACGGGAACTTTTGTGGTATCCATTCCTTTAAATGATGATGATATACTCACCATAGATGCGGGGGTTTCCGCGTATACCTCGGCGTCGTCCAGTAATATAGATCCCTTTGACGGCGGTCGGCGAGCCGACCCATTCGTGGCAAGTTCCGGTGCGTCAAGCGGCGATGTTTGGGTCAACCTTACGGGATCCTATACGCATAGTTCGGATGACCGAAATAATATCGTTTCCGGTATGCTGTCCGTATCCTCGGAATATGATTATTTCTCCTTGGGATTCGGTGGAAGCTATTCCAGACTTTTTAACGAAAAGAATACGGAAGTTAGTGTAAAGGCCAATGTATACCTGGATTCTTGGAATACCATTTACCCATTTGAATTAAGGGCTTTTGGAGCCAATGGTATTGGTTTCTTTAGGCCTACGGAGATTACGGGAAATGTCAATTACAATCCCAATTTCACCGAGTTCGATAAAACCAACAGGAATTCCTATTCCTTGGGACTGGGTTTCTCACAGATACTGCACAGAAATCTTCAAGGCTCTTTGGCCTTGGATGTGGTTCAACAGCAGGGCCTATTGTCCACCCCGTTCCAAAGGGTCTATTTTAGCGACGTGGCCGATTCCTTCATTGAGGATTTTCAGTTGGCCGATGATGTGGAAAGACTTCCCGATACCCGAACCAAAATTGCCCTAGGCGGAAGATTGAACTGGTTCGTAAACGAATTGATAACCGTTCGTACCTTTTACCGATACTATTTTGACGATTGGGGCATCAATTCGCATACGGCCAGCGTAGAAGTCCCGGTAAAGATTTCAGATAAATTTACCCTGTACCCGTCCTATCGTTTTTATAATCAAACGGCGGCCGACTACTTTGGTCCCTATGAAACCCATCTATCGACCCAGGAATTTTATACCTCGGACTATGATCTGTCCAAATACAACGCGAACCAACTGGGCTTTGGGGCTTCCTACACCGATATTTTTGCCCAATTGCACATTTGGGAATTCGGCCTAAAGGGCATCGACCTTAAATTTTACAAATACGATCGGGATACTACGTTTCGCTCCTACATCATAACGGCAGGATTTAAGTTTGTAATGGACTAA
- a CDS encoding TolC family protein encodes MPYRILLSSLVIFLNVFLITAQEVLTIDETVKLALENNFQIITASNDLKIDEYGVSPGYAGMLPSVQASITDNNRTTNLSQVRLDGTVQELDNAVNNNLNYGVALDWTLFDGLRMFANYEQLKENKKLGDAELKQVILSTVGAVMITYYDLVQQQQQLTALDSTILISKQRLELAQNRFTIGKASKLEVLNAQVDLNTDETLMQRQKELYANTKIRLNQQLARDLETDFEVAPEIFVDESLLLDELQTMVLSENPQLLASQISKRISELELKQIKAARLPTITATTGYIISESESSLGFIVSSNSKGFSYGFGATLNLFDGFNQNRDEKIGKLQIENAEVAIAQQEQDLLATLGTTYQTYLTNVSLIELEGNNEAIAKENLDITVEKYRIGIIPTIEFRTAQLNYINAKVRFSNAKFQAKLSEIILKQLAGNLTI; translated from the coding sequence ATGCCATACCGAATACTTTTAAGTTCATTAGTTATTTTTTTGAACGTTTTTTTGATTACCGCACAAGAGGTGTTGACCATTGATGAAACCGTAAAGCTGGCTTTGGAAAACAATTTCCAGATCATCACCGCCTCAAATGACTTGAAAATTGATGAATATGGGGTAAGTCCCGGATATGCGGGTATGCTACCTTCCGTGCAGGCAAGTATTACGGACAATAATAGAACTACAAACCTGTCCCAGGTACGTTTGGACGGTACCGTACAGGAACTGGACAACGCCGTTAATAACAACCTGAACTATGGTGTGGCCTTGGATTGGACCCTTTTTGACGGGCTAAGGATGTTCGCGAATTATGAGCAGTTGAAGGAAAACAAAAAGTTGGGGGATGCGGAATTGAAACAGGTCATATTGTCAACGGTAGGCGCCGTGATGATCACCTATTACGACCTGGTACAGCAGCAGCAGCAACTTACCGCTTTGGACAGTACGATACTTATTTCCAAACAGCGGCTGGAATTGGCCCAAAATCGGTTTACCATAGGCAAAGCCTCCAAATTGGAAGTATTGAACGCCCAAGTGGACCTTAATACAGATGAAACCTTGATGCAGCGCCAAAAGGAATTGTATGCCAATACCAAGATTCGGCTAAACCAACAATTGGCGCGTGACCTGGAAACCGATTTTGAGGTGGCCCCGGAAATTTTTGTGGACGAATCCTTGCTTTTGGACGAACTTCAAACAATGGTCCTGAGCGAAAACCCACAATTATTGGCCTCTCAGATCAGCAAACGAATTTCCGAGCTGGAATTAAAGCAGATCAAGGCCGCTAGGTTGCCTACCATCACCGCAACCACGGGATATATCATTAGCGAGTCAGAATCAAGCTTGGGTTTCATTGTGTCCTCCAATTCCAAAGGTTTCAGCTATGGTTTTGGTGCTACGTTGAATCTATTTGACGGGTTCAACCAAAATAGGGACGAGAAGATAGGGAAGTTGCAGATCGAGAATGCCGAAGTTGCCATCGCGCAACAGGAACAGGATTTATTGGCAACACTGGGAACTACCTACCAGACGTATCTTACCAATGTGAGTTTGATAGAGCTCGAAGGCAATAATGAGGCCATTGCCAAGGAGAATTTGGATATCACTGTGGAAAAGTACAGGATCGGGATTATCCCCACCATCGAATTTAGGACGGCCCAGTTGAACTATATCAATGCCAAGGTGCGCTTCAGCAATGCCAAGTTTCAGGCTAAACTTTCCGAAATTATCTTAAAACAACTGGCCGGAAATCTAACGATTTAG
- a CDS encoding FAD:protein FMN transferase produces the protein MISTVIFSQRNYQRTLKLMGSRFDLTVVANDSTTANSYMDLAVNEITRIEKLISSWDPNSRTSEINKNAGIKPVKVESELYELIKRALGISKLTDGAFDISYASMDRIWKFDGSMKTMPSEEEIKSSVAKVGFQNIILDSVEQTVFLKLPGMKIGFGAIGKGYAADKARQMLTDMGVPAGIINASGDMNTWGKQTNGESWKVAITNPMNKNKVFALLPITDGAVVTSGDYERYVTFNGKRYAHIIDPRTGHPATGIISVTVFAPKAELADALATSVFVMGKEIGLDRINQLPKVECIIIDEKGNISKSSNIEIDKL, from the coding sequence ATGATATCCACCGTGATTTTTTCGCAGCGGAACTATCAGCGCACCCTTAAATTGATGGGAAGTAGGTTTGACCTTACGGTCGTTGCCAATGATTCCACTACTGCCAATAGCTATATGGACCTGGCCGTCAATGAGATTACCCGCATCGAAAAGCTGATATCCTCCTGGGATCCCAATTCCAGAACATCGGAAATTAACAAAAATGCCGGTATCAAACCTGTTAAGGTGGAATCTGAACTGTATGAATTAATCAAAAGGGCCCTAGGGATTTCCAAATTAACGGATGGTGCCTTTGATATCAGTTATGCCTCTATGGACCGCATCTGGAAATTCGATGGTAGCATGAAAACAATGCCTTCCGAGGAGGAAATAAAATCTTCCGTTGCCAAGGTGGGTTTTCAGAATATCATTTTAGATTCCGTAGAGCAAACCGTTTTTCTAAAACTTCCCGGAATGAAAATAGGTTTTGGGGCCATTGGAAAGGGATATGCGGCGGATAAAGCGAGACAAATGTTGACGGATATGGGCGTTCCTGCAGGCATCATAAATGCCTCTGGGGATATGAATACTTGGGGAAAACAGACCAATGGGGAATCCTGGAAAGTGGCCATTACCAATCCCATGAACAAAAACAAGGTCTTTGCTCTGTTGCCCATTACGGACGGTGCCGTGGTCACCTCCGGTGACTATGAACGCTATGTTACCTTTAACGGCAAACGCTATGCCCATATCATCGACCCCAGAACGGGGCATCCAGCAACGGGAATCATAAGTGTAACCGTTTTTGCGCCCAAAGCGGAATTGGCAGATGCCTTGGCCACCTCCGTTTTTGTGATGGGAAAGGAGATTGGATTGGATAGGATCAATCAACTGCCCAAAGTGGAATGTATCATCATCGATGAAAAAGGAAACATTTCAAAATCCAGTAATATTGAAATAGACAAACTATGA
- a CDS encoding efflux RND transporter permease subunit codes for MNLSTLSIKRPVLTIVMNVTIVLFGIIGYTYLGIREFPSIDPAQVSVRTNYAGANADIIESQITEPLEKAINSIDGIRNITSSSVQGSSSISIEFNLDKNLEDAANDVRDKVSQAVRSLPDDLDAPPVVSKSDADAQRILSMTVQSDDKNILELSDYAENVITPRIETIPGVSSVQIWGQRRYAMRLWIDPLKLASYGLTVADVRNALLAQNVELPSGKLTGANTELAVKTIGNLQTEEEFNNIIIRADGEKLVRLSDIGRATLEGENMETKMSDSGQPMVATAVIPQPGTNYLEIAEAFYQEYEKLKKDLPEGFKLNVVIDDTVFVKRAVTEVGETLLISIILVILVIYLFFRNWSMALRPLIDIPVSLIATFFIMWLFGFSINVLTLLAIVLATGLVVDDGIVVTENIYKKVEEGMSPIEAAIKGSNEIFFAVISISITLAAVFLPVIFLEGFVGRLFREFGVVLGAAVLVSAFVSLSLTPMLNAYLIKPGKQKQSKFYHFTEKYFIKMNEAYAEGLRGFMKRKWLSFPILIGCLGLIALFYILLPKETAPYDDRSFVRLNVTAPEGSSYEYMDRLMTDITELINDSIPEKKVSLVLTSPGFGSSSVNSGRANIALVDPSERERSQHEIAEDLGRWAKAYVGGKSNVSERPTISVNRRGGPPIQFIIQAQNFEKLEERIPEFMAEAEQDETFSFVDVNLKFDKPEIYVNINREKAETLGVSVRDVAQTLQLSLSGQRFGYFLMNGKQYQVIGQFDKKDRDAPVDLTSIFVKNDAGLLIQLDNLVETVEHSSPPQLYHNNRYMSATVSANLAPGKTINDGIEAMEAIKDKVLDETFTTDLGGESRDFVESSSNTLFAFGLALLLIFLILAAQFESFIDPFIIILTVPMAVAGAMFSLWLFGQSWNIFSQIGTIMLIGLVTKNGILIVEFANQLREQGMSKHEAIFKASESRLRPILMTSLTIALGALPIALSLGAASTSRIGMGVVIIGGTMFSLVLTLFVIPALYYLWSKDRVERPEFKVLETY; via the coding sequence ATGAACCTGTCTACACTCAGCATAAAAAGACCTGTCCTTACCATAGTAATGAACGTTACTATTGTTTTGTTCGGCATCATTGGTTATACCTATTTGGGGATACGGGAGTTCCCGTCCATAGACCCCGCACAGGTATCCGTACGCACCAATTATGCCGGTGCCAATGCGGATATCATCGAGTCACAGATTACGGAACCCCTGGAAAAGGCCATTAATTCCATCGATGGTATTAGGAACATTACCTCTTCCAGTGTACAGGGTTCAAGTTCCATAAGTATCGAATTTAATCTCGATAAGAACTTAGAGGATGCTGCAAATGACGTGCGGGACAAGGTTTCCCAGGCCGTACGCAGTCTGCCCGATGACCTGGATGCACCGCCGGTCGTTTCCAAGTCCGATGCCGATGCCCAACGTATCCTTTCCATGACGGTGCAAAGTGATGACAAGAATATCCTGGAGCTGTCCGACTATGCCGAAAATGTCATTACCCCACGGATTGAGACCATTCCGGGCGTGAGCAGTGTGCAGATCTGGGGACAGCGCAGGTATGCCATGCGCTTGTGGATAGATCCCTTAAAATTGGCCTCGTATGGATTGACGGTGGCCGACGTTCGCAATGCCCTGTTGGCGCAGAATGTGGAATTGCCATCTGGGAAATTGACCGGGGCCAATACGGAGCTCGCGGTGAAGACCATTGGCAACCTGCAAACAGAGGAAGAGTTCAACAATATCATCATTAGGGCCGATGGCGAAAAATTGGTCCGACTTAGCGATATTGGTAGGGCGACCTTGGAAGGTGAGAACATGGAGACCAAAATGAGCGATTCTGGCCAGCCAATGGTCGCCACAGCGGTCATTCCCCAGCCAGGTACCAACTATTTGGAAATTGCCGAGGCCTTCTATCAGGAATACGAAAAACTGAAAAAGGACCTGCCCGAAGGTTTTAAGCTCAATGTGGTCATCGACGACACCGTTTTTGTAAAACGCGCGGTCACCGAAGTGGGGGAAACCTTGCTGATTTCCATTATCCTGGTAATCCTGGTCATTTACCTGTTCTTTAGAAACTGGTCCATGGCTTTGCGGCCCTTGATCGATATTCCGGTTTCCCTGATCGCCACATTCTTTATCATGTGGTTGTTTGGTTTCTCCATCAACGTGCTTACGCTGTTGGCTATCGTACTGGCCACGGGCCTTGTGGTGGATGATGGTATCGTGGTCACCGAGAATATTTATAAAAAAGTGGAGGAGGGGATGAGCCCCATTGAGGCGGCCATAAAGGGCTCCAACGAAATTTTCTTCGCGGTTATATCCATTTCCATTACCCTGGCGGCGGTTTTCCTTCCGGTGATATTTTTGGAAGGATTCGTGGGAAGGCTTTTTAGGGAATTTGGGGTGGTGCTGGGTGCGGCGGTACTGGTATCGGCCTTTGTGTCGCTTTCCTTGACCCCCATGCTCAATGCCTACTTGATCAAACCGGGAAAACAGAAACAGTCCAAATTCTATCATTTCACGGAAAAGTATTTTATTAAAATGAACGAAGCCTATGCGGAGGGCTTACGAGGGTTCATGAAACGGAAATGGCTGAGTTTTCCCATATTGATCGGATGTTTGGGACTCATAGCCCTCTTCTATATCCTTTTGCCAAAAGAAACGGCTCCTTATGATGATCGTAGCTTTGTACGCTTGAACGTGACCGCACCAGAAGGATCTTCCTATGAATATATGGACCGATTGATGACCGATATCACTGAACTGATCAATGATTCCATACCGGAAAAAAAGGTGAGTCTGGTTTTGACATCCCCGGGTTTTGGATCTTCCTCCGTCAATAGCGGAAGGGCAAATATCGCCCTTGTAGATCCCAGTGAAAGGGAACGTTCCCAACATGAAATTGCAGAGGATTTGGGTAGATGGGCCAAGGCCTATGTGGGCGGAAAGTCCAATGTATCCGAAAGGCCTACCATTTCCGTGAACAGAAGGGGCGGTCCTCCCATTCAATTTATTATCCAGGCACAGAATTTCGAAAAGCTGGAGGAAAGGATTCCGGAATTCATGGCGGAGGCGGAGCAGGATGAGACCTTTTCCTTTGTGGACGTAAACCTAAAGTTCGATAAACCGGAGATTTATGTGAACATCAATCGGGAAAAGGCGGAGACTTTGGGTGTTTCGGTTCGCGATGTGGCCCAGACCCTGCAATTGTCCTTGAGCGGCCAACGTTTCGGGTACTTTTTAATGAACGGAAAGCAGTATCAGGTCATTGGTCAGTTCGACAAAAAGGACCGAGATGCGCCCGTGGATTTGACCTCTATTTTCGTAAAGAACGACGCTGGATTATTGATTCAGTTGGATAATCTGGTGGAAACTGTAGAGCACAGCAGTCCGCCACAATTGTACCATAATAACCGATACATGTCGGCCACCGTATCAGCGAATTTGGCACCCGGTAAAACCATCAATGACGGAATCGAGGCCATGGAAGCCATTAAGGACAAAGTCTTGGATGAAACCTTCACAACCGATTTGGGCGGGGAGTCCCGGGATTTTGTGGAAAGTAGTTCCAACACGCTCTTTGCCTTTGGCCTGGCCCTATTGCTCATATTTCTGATTTTGGCCGCACAATTCGAAAGTTTTATAGATCCCTTTATTATCATACTCACCGTGCCCATGGCTGTTGCCGGTGCCATGTTTTCCCTGTGGCTTTTTGGTCAGTCTTGGAACATTTTTAGTCAAATAGGGACCATCATGTTGATAGGATTGGTTACCAAAAACGGGATATTGATTGTGGAGTTTGCCAACCAACTTAGGGAACAGGGCATGTCCAAACACGAAGCCATCTTTAAGGCTTCTGAATCTCGATTGAGACCTATTTTAATGACTAGTTTGACCATCGCCCTTGGGGCATTGCCCATTGCCTTGTCACTTGGAGCGGCCTCTACCAGTAGAATAGGTATGGGAGTCGTCATTATTGGGGGAACAATGTTTTCGTTGGTTCTTACCTTGTTCGTGATTCCGGCCCTGTATTATTTATGGTCGAAGGATAGGGTGGAGCGGCCAGAGTTCAAAGTTTTAGAAACGTATTAA
- a CDS encoding efflux RND transporter periplasmic adaptor subunit, with protein sequence MKSYIYYFLTLALLAGVIGCGEKSSTNETSAEAGTSSFIEVTQAQYDQLGMELGTIQEKSFPIRVSVNGMIDVPPENRAVLTATMGGYIRTTPFLIGDKVSKGQTLVTLENPEFVNLQQQYLEVNEQLTFLKAEYERHKIMSDENITSQKNFLKSESDYKSAVARHTGLERQLTMLNISPEQVKNGTIVSSVSIKAPISGSITKVNVSRGAYVSPASSIMEIINNDHVHLELSVFEKDIMKVKKGQRITFKIPEASGDTFNAEVHLVGTSIDENRTIKVHGHLKDEDKENFLTGMFVEAQIITDDIQAKALPSEAIVTIDDTANVLVLEKKEGNTYYFSQKEVTIEEEHDGFTILQETESFAPKSQFLTKGTYNLIGV encoded by the coding sequence ATGAAATCATATATATATTATTTTCTAACATTGGCGCTTCTAGCGGGCGTCATAGGATGTGGCGAAAAAAGCAGTACCAACGAAACTTCGGCAGAAGCTGGAACCTCCTCTTTTATAGAAGTAACGCAGGCACAATATGACCAACTGGGCATGGAATTGGGTACCATCCAAGAAAAATCCTTTCCAATCAGGGTAAGTGTCAATGGCATGATAGACGTACCGCCAGAAAACAGGGCGGTTCTAACTGCGACCATGGGGGGATATATTAGAACGACTCCCTTTTTGATCGGTGATAAAGTGAGCAAGGGGCAGACGTTGGTGACCTTGGAAAATCCGGAATTCGTGAACCTGCAGCAACAGTATTTGGAGGTAAACGAGCAACTTACCTTTTTAAAGGCAGAGTATGAAAGACACAAAATTATGTCCGATGAAAATATTACCTCTCAAAAGAATTTTTTGAAATCGGAGAGTGATTATAAATCCGCTGTAGCCCGGCATACAGGTTTGGAAAGGCAATTGACCATGCTCAACATCTCACCAGAACAGGTGAAAAACGGCACTATTGTGTCTTCGGTTTCCATTAAGGCGCCTATTTCCGGTAGTATTACCAAAGTGAATGTTTCCAGGGGCGCGTATGTTTCGCCGGCGTCCTCCATTATGGAAATCATCAATAACGATCATGTGCATTTGGAACTATCGGTTTTTGAAAAGGATATTATGAAAGTGAAAAAAGGTCAAAGGATTACCTTTAAAATACCGGAAGCCTCAGGCGATACTTTTAATGCGGAAGTACATTTGGTAGGCACTTCCATTGATGAAAATAGGACCATCAAAGTACATGGTCATTTGAAGGACGAGGACAAGGAAAATTTCCTAACCGGAATGTTCGTGGAAGCCCAGATCATAACAGATGATATCCAGGCAAAGGCATTGCCCAGCGAGGCGATCGTAACTATTGACGATACGGCCAATGTTCTGGTTCTCGAAAAAAAGGAAGGGAATACATATTATTTTTCACAAAAAGAAGTTACCATAGAAGAAGAGCATGACGGTTTTACGATCCTACAGGAAACGGAAAGTTTTGCGCCAAAATCACAATTTTTGACCAAAGGAACCTATAACCTGATCGGAGTCTAA
- a CDS encoding DUF4266 domain-containing protein has translation MIKKLLVLTIMAISFGSCTVLKEYEKVNINDPDMILAEKPCDRNVTTMHSYREAAAGGNGGKTGGGCGCN, from the coding sequence ATGATAAAAAAATTGCTAGTATTGACCATCATGGCCATTTCCTTTGGTAGTTGTACGGTGCTTAAGGAATACGAAAAGGTCAACATCAACGACCCGGATATGATCTTGGCCGAAAAACCCTGTGACCGCAATGTGACGACCATGCATTCCTATAGGGAAGCCGCGGCAGGCGGCAACGGCGGAAAAACCGGCGGAGGCTGTGGCTGCAACTAA
- a CDS encoding RidA family protein translates to MKYVLPYMMLLGLVISCQPNTGETDNSQAPTPISMGARTQLTKSYIDPGPGYSQAVVVEANGIKTIHISGQVGTGPNFESQFKEALEGLLKTLEHSGASFDDVVKYNTYIVDYQPAYLDTFRTVRKQLLGDKDMPASTLVGVQALGLPEWKVEIDAIAVVERK, encoded by the coding sequence ATGAAATATGTATTGCCTTATATGATGCTCTTAGGGCTTGTAATCTCCTGCCAACCCAACACGGGTGAAACGGACAATTCCCAAGCTCCAACCCCGATATCTATGGGGGCCAGAACCCAACTCACCAAATCCTACATAGACCCAGGTCCCGGGTATTCCCAAGCGGTGGTGGTGGAAGCCAACGGCATAAAAACCATCCATATCTCAGGGCAAGTGGGCACGGGCCCTAATTTTGAAAGTCAGTTTAAGGAGGCGTTGGAGGGGCTCTTAAAAACCTTGGAACATTCAGGCGCCAGTTTTGATGATGTGGTCAAATACAATACCTATATCGTGGATTACCAACCCGCCTATTTAGATACTTTTAGAACCGTTCGCAAACAGCTTTTGGGCGATAAGGACATGCCCGCCAGCACCTTGGTGGGGGTACAGGCCTTGGGTTTGCCGGAATGGAAGGTGGAGATCGATGCGATAGCGGTCGTGGAAAGGAAATAA